From a region of the Geothrix sp. 21YS21S-2 genome:
- a CDS encoding Bax inhibitor-1 family protein: protein MESNYEGRTIFGASRAEERTAFVRSVYLWLMGGFGVAAVGALASPLVLNYLIGALGRFFFWPILGVYFGTFFWAQKVSRTKPQNRYAYAAFTFVAGIIAGMAMLAAMQQSGPGIVMAAMGMTAADFLVLSAVAHFSRKDFSFLGSFVTVGLVVAMVAILIGFFVQMEIFHLAISAVIVIACSAKILWDTSRMLQGGDYTDAAGFALSLFISLLNIFLNLLRLLSGGRRN from the coding sequence ATGGAAAGCAACTATGAAGGCAGGACGATCTTCGGGGCCTCCCGCGCCGAGGAGCGCACGGCGTTCGTCCGGAGTGTCTATCTGTGGCTGATGGGCGGGTTCGGCGTGGCGGCGGTGGGGGCCCTGGCCTCTCCCCTCGTGCTGAACTACCTGATCGGGGCCCTGGGGCGGTTCTTCTTCTGGCCCATCCTCGGCGTCTATTTCGGAACGTTCTTCTGGGCCCAGAAGGTCAGCCGAACCAAACCCCAGAACCGGTACGCCTACGCGGCGTTCACCTTCGTGGCGGGCATCATCGCGGGCATGGCCATGCTCGCGGCCATGCAGCAGTCGGGCCCGGGCATCGTGATGGCGGCCATGGGCATGACGGCGGCCGACTTCCTGGTGCTGAGCGCCGTGGCGCACTTCAGCAGGAAGGACTTCAGCTTCCTGGGCAGCTTCGTCACGGTGGGCCTGGTGGTGGCCATGGTGGCCATCCTCATCGGGTTCTTCGTCCAGATGGAGATCTTCCACCTGGCCATCTCTGCGGTGATCGTCATCGCGTGCTCCGCCAAGATCCTGTGGGACACCTCCCGCATGCTCCAGGGCGGCGACTACACCGACGCGGCGGGCTTCGCCCTCTCGCTCTTCATCAGCCTCCTGAACATCTTCCTCAACCTCCTCCGCCTGCTTTCGGGCGGCCGCCGGAACTGA